From Cyanobium sp. ATX 6F1, a single genomic window includes:
- the psb27 gene encoding photosystem II protein Psb27 yields the protein MAAVLVRVKASLVAVCLCLVLVLSACTSASGPITGNYVDDTVAVAQSLLTTIALPQDDPSRKQAEVEARSLINSYTARYRPQARLNGLSSFTTMQTAMNALAAHYAAYANRPIPEALKARLDKELKKAETSVVRGA from the coding sequence ATGGCTGCGGTGCTCGTTCGCGTCAAGGCTTCCCTGGTGGCGGTCTGCCTCTGCCTGGTGCTGGTGCTCTCCGCCTGCACATCCGCCAGTGGTCCGATCACGGGGAACTACGTCGATGACACCGTGGCTGTGGCCCAGAGCCTGCTGACCACCATCGCCCTGCCGCAGGACGATCCCAGCCGTAAGCAGGCCGAGGTCGAGGCCCGCAGCCTGATCAACAGCTACACCGCCCGCTATCGGCCCCAGGCTCGGCTGAACGGCCTGAGTTCCTTCACCACCATGCAGACGGCCATGAACGCCCTGGCGGCCCATTACGCCGCCTACGCCAACCGCCCCATCCCGGAAGCGCTGAAGGCACGGCTGGACAAGGAGCTCAAAAAGGCCGAAACAAGTGTCGTCCGCGGCGCCTGA